The proteins below come from a single Salinivibrio kushneri genomic window:
- a CDS encoding sterol desaturase family protein, translating into MNWIEAHEAGFRLSLFALVLLVMLFAEWRWPKRQLTRTRRERWSGNILLTVFNTLTLRVLAPISAVGAASFAAASGFGVFNQFSLPEWVAVLVTLVVMDMAIWYQHKLFHQVPWLWRLHLVHHADMDIDVTTGARFHTVEIWLSMAIKCVLVALLGAPVVAVIVFETLLSGMAMFNHSNVCLPKRVDAWLRRFIVTPDMHRVHHSTRFHECNANYGFNLSCWDRWFNTYVPQPRKGHRKMRIGLSEVSQPTDASNIFGMLRLPLRWRILQHAYQHKKESWAHEAGDRHVQKPR; encoded by the coding sequence ATGAATTGGATTGAAGCGCACGAAGCAGGGTTTAGGCTCAGCCTGTTTGCCTTGGTACTGTTGGTGATGCTGTTTGCCGAATGGCGGTGGCCGAAGCGCCAGCTCACTCGCACGAGGCGAGAGCGTTGGTCAGGGAATATCTTACTGACGGTATTTAATACCCTCACGTTGCGTGTACTCGCACCGATTTCTGCAGTGGGTGCGGCCAGTTTTGCCGCCGCCTCTGGTTTTGGCGTTTTTAATCAATTTTCGCTCCCTGAATGGGTCGCGGTTCTCGTCACATTAGTTGTGATGGATATGGCGATTTGGTACCAACACAAACTCTTCCACCAGGTGCCATGGCTGTGGCGGCTGCACCTGGTACATCATGCTGATATGGATATTGACGTCACCACAGGCGCACGCTTTCACACGGTGGAAATCTGGCTGTCGATGGCCATTAAGTGCGTGTTAGTCGCGCTACTTGGCGCACCTGTTGTCGCCGTGATCGTGTTTGAAACGCTACTCAGCGGGATGGCGATGTTTAATCACAGTAATGTTTGTCTCCCCAAGCGCGTAGATGCTTGGTTACGTCGCTTTATCGTCACACCAGATATGCACCGGGTGCATCACTCCACCCGTTTTCATGAATGCAACGCCAATTACGGATTCAACCTTTCATGCTGGGATCGCTGGTTTAATACCTATGTGCCACAGCCACGCAAAGGACACCGTAAAATGCGAATTGGCTTAAGCGAAGTCAGCCAACCTACTGATGCCAGTAATATTTTTGGAATGCTGCGTTTACCCCTCCGGTGGCGTATACTGCAACACGCCTATCAACACAAAAAGGAGAGCTGGGCGCATGAAGCAGGTGATCGTCACGTCCAAAAACCCCGCTAA
- the yjjX gene encoding inosine/xanthosine triphosphatase, whose product MKQVIVTSKNPAKIAAVEAAFCDAFPDTLFTFTGVSVPSDVPAQPMTEKETYAGACNRVHHAKAEYKGDFYVGVEAGLDGQHTFAWMVIDDGTTQGEARSASLPLPQEALKALHQGEELGDVMDRMFATENVKQKGGAIGMLTGHRLTRSSVYHQALIMALIPFMHPHLYR is encoded by the coding sequence ATGAAGCAGGTGATCGTCACGTCCAAAAACCCCGCTAAAATCGCCGCGGTTGAAGCCGCGTTTTGTGACGCTTTTCCCGACACCCTTTTCACTTTTACCGGCGTCTCTGTGCCGAGCGATGTCCCCGCACAACCAATGACCGAGAAAGAGACCTATGCCGGCGCGTGCAACCGCGTTCATCATGCCAAAGCGGAGTACAAAGGAGATTTTTATGTCGGGGTAGAAGCCGGCTTAGACGGCCAACATACCTTTGCTTGGATGGTGATAGATGATGGGACAACGCAAGGCGAAGCACGCTCTGCCTCACTGCCACTGCCGCAAGAGGCGTTAAAAGCCCTGCATCAAGGGGAAGAGCTTGGCGATGTGATGGACAGGATGTTTGCCACTGAAAATGTAAAACAAAAAGGTGGCGCCATTGGCATGCTCACCGGGCATCGATTAACGCGCTCGAGTGTTTACCATCAAGCGCTAATCATGGCGCTGATTCCTTTTATGCACCCGCACTTGTATCGTTAA
- the trpR gene encoding trp operon repressor: MSQSPAFSGWQDVIALVRRAGQDDNDDALLTALLTPDERDTLVARINILHELLEGRMSQRQLSQLLGVGIATVTRGSNELKRMDDETKNWLADLLKREAEQSTSSTQSTKP; the protein is encoded by the coding sequence ATGTCGCAATCGCCTGCATTTTCTGGTTGGCAAGATGTTATCGCGCTAGTGCGCCGTGCTGGACAAGATGATAATGATGATGCCTTGTTGACGGCCTTACTGACCCCCGACGAGCGAGACACCTTAGTGGCTCGGATTAATATTTTGCATGAGTTGTTAGAAGGGAGAATGAGTCAGCGCCAGTTGAGTCAATTATTGGGCGTGGGGATCGCGACCGTCACACGCGGCTCTAATGAGTTAAAGCGGATGGATGACGAGACCAAAAATTGGCTAGCTGATTTACTTAAACGTGAAGCTGAACAGTCCACTTCATCGACCCAATCAACAAAGCCTTAA
- the sltY gene encoding murein transglycosylase: protein MERFIALSGPLRNASHAARRGVRAFSRSLLPGLILGAAFSPSLALASASPDSGQMTPAQRQYEAAIDAIERGELRQFRRLKAKLRDYPLYPYLDYRDFTRNLAEKSHASVTNFIQRYTTMPFANSLRADYLTLLADRKDWATLVAFQPDVPRGERYQCQYYYAHSQAGNRALARSGAKSLYLSGQSVDSACDPLFDYLSEQKQLTGDLILQRMLLTFEGRNRSLMRYLQGQLPNTDQATGKQIIDLYDNPDQVADFSKRSKVTPFNQTLTRLAFERLARKDEAEAIRHFRRTVEGQHYDKDQRQAIADYLIGQLMNDDEPALAAWRDRMLRQSDDDGLLERRFRLALVEGDWHVLNQWLSLLSDEAKQSLKWRYWQARIQLELGDSHAANQAFETMLGERNFYSVAAAQHLEKPIHIPSRTAVLKEAGLMPVNDVLARVDELIALDKIYAAKREWYYVLQRASDEQIALLAAYANKQHWYHLAVQATIAGKMWDHLSLRFPLAHQWWFEFFSRERGVDKTTLMALSRQESAFFTRAVSHVGARGLMQLMPRTARETSRRLGFDYQGPASLSDPGVNIRLGSGYLKMMLDRFDSNRVLAFAAYNAGPHRVSRWLARSKGHMDAIAFIESIPFYETRHYVQNVLMFDIYYRQLLGEPVQFLRAHELAQRY from the coding sequence ATGGAACGATTCATCGCTTTGTCCGGGCCTTTGCGCAATGCCTCTCATGCGGCGCGCCGTGGTGTCCGTGCCTTCTCCCGTTCACTGCTACCAGGACTTATTTTAGGGGCCGCTTTTTCTCCTTCTCTCGCGTTGGCGTCGGCCAGTCCAGACAGTGGGCAAATGACGCCTGCGCAGCGTCAATATGAGGCTGCCATCGATGCGATTGAGCGTGGTGAATTGCGCCAATTTCGCCGCCTCAAAGCTAAGTTACGTGATTATCCACTTTATCCGTATTTAGATTATCGTGATTTTACTCGCAACCTTGCAGAAAAGTCGCATGCCTCGGTGACCAACTTTATTCAGCGTTACACCACCATGCCGTTTGCTAATAGTCTGCGTGCTGACTACCTCACGTTATTAGCGGATAGAAAAGATTGGGCAACATTGGTCGCTTTCCAGCCTGATGTGCCACGAGGGGAGCGCTATCAATGTCAGTATTATTACGCTCATAGTCAAGCAGGCAACCGTGCGTTGGCACGCAGTGGTGCCAAGTCGCTGTATTTATCCGGCCAATCGGTCGACAGTGCCTGTGACCCCTTGTTTGATTACCTCTCCGAGCAAAAGCAACTCACTGGTGACTTAATCTTGCAGCGGATGTTGCTGACCTTTGAAGGGCGCAATCGCAGTTTGATGCGTTACCTACAAGGTCAACTCCCCAATACCGACCAAGCGACGGGAAAGCAAATCATTGATCTTTATGATAACCCTGATCAAGTTGCTGACTTTTCTAAGCGCAGTAAAGTGACCCCCTTCAATCAAACGCTTACTCGCCTCGCGTTTGAGCGACTGGCGCGTAAAGACGAAGCCGAAGCCATTCGTCATTTTCGTCGCACTGTTGAGGGGCAGCACTACGATAAGGATCAACGACAAGCCATTGCCGATTATCTTATTGGCCAGCTGATGAATGATGATGAGCCTGCATTGGCTGCGTGGCGTGATCGTATGCTGAGACAAAGCGACGATGATGGCCTGCTCGAGCGACGATTCCGTTTGGCGCTGGTGGAGGGTGATTGGCACGTATTGAATCAATGGCTTTCACTGCTCAGTGATGAGGCGAAACAGTCATTAAAATGGCGATATTGGCAGGCGCGAATTCAATTAGAGCTTGGCGACAGTCACGCAGCGAACCAGGCGTTTGAAACCATGTTGGGTGAGCGTAATTTTTACAGTGTGGCTGCCGCTCAACATCTGGAAAAACCGATCCATATTCCTTCGCGTACCGCGGTGTTGAAAGAGGCGGGATTGATGCCTGTCAATGATGTGCTGGCGCGAGTCGATGAGCTGATTGCGCTTGATAAAATCTACGCGGCTAAGCGTGAGTGGTATTATGTGTTGCAGCGCGCCAGTGATGAGCAAATTGCGCTATTGGCCGCTTATGCCAATAAACAGCACTGGTATCATCTTGCGGTACAAGCCACCATCGCCGGCAAAATGTGGGACCACTTATCGTTGCGTTTTCCGTTGGCTCATCAGTGGTGGTTTGAGTTTTTCAGTCGCGAACGCGGGGTAGATAAAACCACATTGATGGCACTGTCGCGCCAAGAAAGTGCCTTTTTTACCCGAGCTGTGTCTCATGTGGGGGCGAGAGGATTGATGCAATTGATGCCGCGTACGGCACGTGAAACCTCGCGTCGCTTAGGGTTTGATTATCAAGGGCCGGCCAGTCTTAGCGATCCGGGTGTGAACATTCGTTTAGGCAGTGGTTATTTGAAAATGATGCTTGATCGCTTCGATAGCAACCGCGTTCTCGCTTTTGCGGCATACAATGCCGGACCACATCGAGTAAGCCGCTGGCTGGCCCGTTCGAAAGGGCACATGGATGCGATTGCCTTTATCGAGTCGATCCCGTTTTATGAAACGCGCCATTATGTGCAGAACGTGCTGATGTTCGATATTTACTATCGCCAACTGTTAGGTGAGCCCGTGCAGTTTTTAAGAGCACACGAGTTGGCACAGCGTTATTAA
- the ettA gene encoding energy-dependent translational throttle protein EttA yields the protein MAEYVYTMSRVSKIVPPKRQILKDISLCFFPGAKIGVLGLNGAGKSSLLRIMAGIDTEIEGEARVQPGIKIGYLPQEPALDEDKTVRETVEEAVSDVKDALTRLDAVYAAYADPDADFDALAQEQGELEALIQAKDGHNLDNALERAADALRLPEWDAQIKNLSGGERRRVAICRLLLEKPDMLLLDEPTNHLDAESVAWLERFLVDYTGTVVAITHDRYFLDNAAGWILELDRGEGIPWEGNYSSWLEQKDVRLKQEASQEKARQKTIEKELEWVRQNPKGRQAKSKARMARFEELNTSDYQRRNETNELFIPPGPRLGDKVIEVNNLTKSFGDRVLIDDLSFSVPKGAIVGIVGPNGAGKSTLFKMLSGTETPDAGTVEVGDTVQLASVDQFRDSMDDNKTVYDEISEGADIIRINNFELPARAYVSRFNFKGSDQQKRIGDLSGGERNRVHLAKLLKAGGNVLLLDEPTNDLDVETLRALEEALLEFPGCAMVISHDRWFLDRIATHILDYRDEGQVNFFEGNFAEYTDWLKKTLGAQAAEPHRIKYKRVAK from the coding sequence ATGGCTGAGTACGTATATACCATGTCGCGGGTGAGCAAGATCGTGCCACCTAAGCGCCAAATTCTTAAAGATATTTCTTTGTGTTTCTTCCCAGGCGCCAAAATTGGGGTGCTAGGTCTCAACGGGGCCGGTAAATCGAGCCTATTGCGCATCATGGCCGGTATCGATACCGAAATTGAGGGTGAAGCCCGTGTGCAACCAGGCATTAAAATTGGCTACCTCCCCCAAGAACCTGCGCTGGATGAAGACAAAACCGTGCGTGAAACCGTTGAAGAGGCGGTCTCGGATGTCAAAGATGCATTGACCCGTCTCGACGCGGTCTATGCGGCCTATGCCGATCCTGACGCCGACTTCGATGCCTTGGCGCAAGAGCAAGGTGAGCTTGAAGCACTGATCCAAGCCAAAGATGGCCATAATCTGGATAATGCGTTAGAGCGTGCGGCCGATGCTCTGCGTTTACCCGAGTGGGACGCACAAATCAAAAACCTTTCTGGGGGCGAACGTCGCCGTGTGGCGATTTGCCGCTTACTGCTTGAAAAGCCAGATATGCTGCTACTCGATGAGCCAACCAACCACTTGGACGCCGAATCAGTGGCATGGCTAGAGCGCTTCTTGGTCGACTATACCGGCACTGTTGTGGCGATTACGCACGATCGCTACTTCCTCGATAACGCTGCCGGCTGGATCCTTGAGCTTGACCGTGGTGAAGGCATCCCTTGGGAAGGCAACTATTCATCATGGCTTGAGCAAAAAGACGTCCGCTTAAAGCAAGAGGCCTCACAAGAAAAAGCCCGCCAGAAAACCATTGAGAAAGAGCTTGAATGGGTACGTCAAAACCCGAAAGGCCGTCAAGCCAAATCAAAAGCGCGTATGGCACGCTTTGAAGAGCTTAACACCTCCGATTACCAACGCCGTAACGAGACCAATGAGCTGTTTATCCCACCCGGCCCACGCCTTGGTGATAAAGTCATTGAAGTCAACAACCTAACCAAGTCATTTGGTGATCGCGTATTGATTGACGATCTGTCTTTTAGCGTCCCGAAAGGCGCTATCGTCGGTATCGTCGGTCCTAACGGTGCGGGTAAATCAACACTGTTCAAAATGCTCAGTGGTACCGAAACACCGGATGCGGGCACAGTAGAGGTCGGTGACACCGTGCAACTGGCCTCGGTGGATCAGTTCCGTGACAGTATGGACGACAACAAAACCGTTTACGATGAGATCTCAGAAGGTGCCGATATTATTCGCATCAATAACTTTGAGTTACCTGCGCGTGCTTATGTCTCTCGCTTTAACTTCAAAGGAAGCGATCAACAAAAACGTATCGGCGATTTGTCCGGCGGTGAACGCAACCGCGTCCACCTGGCGAAGCTATTGAAAGCGGGCGGTAACGTACTGCTGCTCGATGAGCCAACTAACGATCTGGACGTTGAAACCCTACGAGCCTTGGAAGAAGCTCTGCTCGAGTTCCCAGGCTGTGCGATGGTGATTTCGCACGACCGCTGGTTCCTTGACCGTATCGCCACCCACATTCTTGACTACCGTGATGAAGGCCAAGTGAATTTCTTCGAAGGTAACTTTGCCGAATACACCGATTGGTTGAAGAAAACGCTGGGCGCACAAGCGGCGGAGCCACACCGCATCAAATACAAGCGCGTTGCCAAGTAA
- a CDS encoding PilZ domain-containing protein, whose protein sequence is MPERRKFSRVMYRAPAILKQNEQSWHAHVLDLSLKGVLLSRPDNWQADPQHTAFSLVFYLHDSDVELDMDCILVNNCENYLHLYIDHIDIDSASHLKRLVELNVGNDELLHRELAQLTDPMKEPES, encoded by the coding sequence ATGCCAGAGCGTAGAAAATTTTCCCGCGTGATGTATCGTGCCCCCGCGATACTCAAGCAAAATGAACAGTCGTGGCACGCACATGTACTCGACCTTTCTTTGAAAGGGGTGCTTTTGTCTCGTCCAGACAATTGGCAAGCAGACCCGCAACACACCGCATTCTCGTTGGTCTTTTACCTGCATGACTCTGACGTAGAATTAGACATGGACTGCATTCTTGTTAATAACTGCGAGAATTACCTCCATCTTTATATTGATCACATTGACATTGATAGTGCCAGTCATTTAAAAAGGCTCGTTGAACTTAACGTTGGCAACGATGAACTGCTTCATCGCGAGCTAGCGCAGTTGACCGACCCTATGAAGGAGCCCGAGTCTTAG
- a CDS encoding M23 family metallopeptidase, whose translation MTDHIHIAISHPNGVKHYTLCPTRKKVVQTLALVLLAVLTVTFASLYLLSERSTEAEAAVNRLREERAVLNNEVAMLQQKRDELSQTIENKDVELTALTQRVVTVEDMLGLQSVAKDASLTHRLDVAAINSAVRYTMLQLIPNGKPIQSYRRSSGYGSRTHPVTGKEKFHMGLDLTADIGTPVYAPADGVVEYVRPSRRKGYGNFVKIDHAFGFMTLYAHLDKFNVRSGQFVKKGDLIAWSGNTGLSTGPHLHYEVRFLGRALNPRRFIKWSAEQFDTLLENEKRVSWGHLVAVVENLVETQVQVANMPDAEPPLSTAQQREADIKSAPTKASM comes from the coding sequence ATGACAGATCACATCCATATCGCCATCTCACACCCAAACGGTGTGAAGCATTATACGCTTTGCCCTACCCGCAAAAAGGTAGTGCAAACATTGGCGTTGGTATTGCTGGCCGTTCTCACCGTGACCTTCGCCAGCCTTTATTTGCTCTCCGAGCGTTCCACTGAAGCCGAAGCTGCCGTTAACCGTTTACGTGAAGAGCGTGCCGTATTGAATAACGAAGTGGCCATGCTGCAACAAAAGCGCGATGAGCTGTCACAAACCATCGAGAACAAAGATGTCGAGCTGACTGCACTGACTCAGCGCGTGGTGACGGTGGAAGATATGCTGGGGCTGCAGTCGGTGGCGAAAGATGCCTCACTGACCCACCGACTGGATGTGGCAGCCATAAACTCCGCTGTGCGTTACACCATGCTTCAACTCATTCCTAATGGCAAACCGATTCAAAGCTATCGTCGCTCATCTGGGTATGGTTCACGCACACACCCGGTGACGGGCAAAGAAAAATTCCACATGGGGTTAGACTTAACTGCTGACATTGGTACGCCCGTGTACGCCCCAGCAGATGGCGTGGTGGAGTATGTCAGACCCAGCCGTCGCAAAGGCTATGGCAACTTTGTAAAAATAGACCATGCCTTTGGCTTTATGACCCTCTACGCCCACCTCGATAAGTTCAACGTACGCAGTGGGCAGTTCGTGAAAAAAGGTGACCTAATTGCCTGGTCAGGTAACACGGGGTTATCCACCGGCCCTCATTTGCACTACGAAGTCCGCTTTTTAGGGCGAGCGCTTAATCCGCGCCGGTTTATTAAGTGGAGTGCAGAGCAGTTCGATACCTTGCTCGAAAACGAGAAGCGTGTCAGTTGGGGCCATTTAGTGGCGGTAGTCGAAAACTTGGTCGAAACTCAGGTACAAGTCGCCAATATGCCAGACGCTGAGCCGCCACTGAGTACCGCACAGCAGCGCGAAGCTGATATAAAATCGGCACCGACGAAGGCGTCAATGTAA
- the radA gene encoding DNA repair protein RadA codes for MAKTKRAYVCNDCGADFPRWQGQCSACGAWNTITEVRLAASPQVVRNEKYAGYAGSAEGQVQTLQDIDLQEVPRLSSGFKELDRVLGGGIVPGAAILIGGNPGAGKSTLLLQTMVGLAHHLPTLYITGEESLQQVAMRADRLGLAKDRLKLLSETGVETICQVAKKEQPKIMVIDSIQVMHVADVQSAPGSVSQVRESAAALTRYAKQHNVAIFMVGHVTKDGTLAGPKVLEHCIDCSILLDGSSDSRFRTLRSHKNRFGAVNELGVFAMTGQGLKEVSNPSAIFLSRGEEQTSGSSVMVVWEGTRPLLVELQALVDYSQLANPRRVAVGLEQNRLALLLAVLHKHGGLQMSDQDVFVNVVGGVKVTETSADLALLLALISSFRDRPLPRELVVFGEVGLAGEIRPVPSGQERLMEAAKHGFKKAVVPKANLPKQSIDGMTVYGVSKLSDALDVLEDL; via the coding sequence ATGGCAAAAACAAAACGAGCCTACGTATGTAACGACTGTGGCGCGGATTTTCCCCGTTGGCAAGGGCAGTGCTCAGCCTGTGGCGCGTGGAACACCATTACAGAAGTGAGACTGGCAGCATCGCCCCAGGTCGTGCGCAATGAAAAGTATGCTGGGTATGCAGGCAGCGCAGAAGGACAAGTACAAACCCTACAGGATATCGATTTACAAGAGGTGCCACGCCTAAGTAGTGGTTTTAAAGAGCTGGATCGTGTGCTTGGCGGGGGGATCGTTCCTGGTGCCGCGATCTTGATTGGGGGCAACCCGGGCGCAGGGAAAAGCACCTTGCTCTTGCAAACCATGGTGGGGCTCGCACACCATCTGCCGACCTTGTACATCACAGGGGAAGAGTCATTACAGCAGGTGGCGATGCGCGCTGATCGGCTGGGGCTTGCCAAAGATCGCTTGAAGCTGTTGTCAGAAACGGGCGTGGAAACCATCTGCCAGGTGGCTAAAAAAGAGCAACCGAAAATCATGGTCATCGACTCGATACAAGTGATGCATGTCGCGGATGTGCAATCTGCGCCGGGGAGCGTGTCACAAGTGCGGGAGTCTGCCGCGGCCTTGACCCGTTATGCCAAGCAACACAATGTGGCGATTTTCATGGTGGGGCATGTGACGAAAGATGGCACGCTGGCCGGCCCCAAGGTGTTGGAGCACTGCATTGATTGTTCTATTTTGCTCGATGGCTCTAGCGATAGCCGTTTTCGCACACTACGCAGCCATAAAAACCGCTTTGGTGCGGTCAACGAACTTGGCGTGTTTGCGATGACTGGGCAGGGGTTAAAAGAGGTCAGTAACCCGTCCGCCATTTTCCTTTCACGTGGTGAGGAGCAAACCTCCGGTAGCTCGGTAATGGTGGTATGGGAAGGCACCCGACCTTTGCTGGTAGAGTTACAAGCCTTAGTCGACTATTCACAACTGGCCAATCCACGCCGGGTGGCGGTGGGGTTAGAGCAAAACCGTCTTGCTTTACTTCTGGCCGTTTTACACAAACACGGTGGGCTGCAAATGTCTGACCAAGATGTGTTTGTTAATGTGGTTGGTGGGGTCAAAGTTACAGAAACCAGTGCCGATCTTGCCCTGCTGTTAGCGCTGATTTCGAGCTTTAGGGATCGCCCGCTGCCAAGAGAGCTGGTGGTCTTTGGCGAAGTCGGCTTGGCGGGAGAAATTCGCCCTGTTCCAAGTGGGCAAGAACGCTTGATGGAAGCGGCGAAGCATGGCTTCAAAAAAGCCGTGGTCCCCAAGGCTAACTTACCGAAACAATCGATTGACGGCATGACGGTCTACGGCGTCAGTAAGCTGTCTGACGCCCTCGATGTACTAGAAGATTTATAG
- a CDS encoding PilZ domain-containing protein, with protein MKQDDYQGLIEQLLPMSQTPKFEVLLDKLTANEPSSAKLLIKMEIRRLMTPCNRTIDLRGKVDGECHQYELNGKKHWLDDVAINHYYERLPLYNGQMTQGLWEDLHNTPNNFRVKHEQEKHTQQQGKGPVSDTAQEALLPEKLTFGRYLARSESRIHFATQVLITLNTGYEVHGVTSDLSNSGCRVRVPAAFDYPPSSEVLVRFTALAQKYQDPDLEQGLSYRIIGVDQNKDSTSSTWLRLRLDTSSDAIKQALDTEMASPDFRGKQDGEDKLLTLKLQSYEQSFLHHTSVLPLYFAQDKLEYVLQTRQNRELWDYWHDSRNQPVINHIFDAQRLSLLQVEGASTSQLLLYCFSVEKDKQRFFYSASPNEMSEEERHLFWQLGAKRHSWRVFKVTMSAINAGDIERLQDVSPDWLNTLKTLTHVALVQDVTHAESKKSYLTHPKPSLSSQALRRFLHQRNPVCGAQLISSDRQPQRREPRYAYRSEVSLVHPEQGALKGKLVDFSSGGLNLKLAQPFQGAKDDLVSVSLDALVSIDPRAPLVDMPYQVIRVSPKRDNIQLKLTTEAPNTRRRQYLRRLIEHNLDKLTVLDERLPDPPLVWAMHQLLLTRLTVQPYFIRRDNGVLSVPAVGINLPPSRLHRFLERAGGGRQLSFYPVFGDKILTRTHEVTRPSQPLKELVREYFVWVDMQEDKVRAVHTFADSEFESDDARRKFIQLAQKGGAFAVLRNRMTPLAHAEQDIDANQLSTLLKRDTHKARQLEDEFVALCAYGELVDVTDEVLMRLGR; from the coding sequence ATGAAGCAGGATGATTACCAGGGACTGATTGAGCAACTGCTTCCTATGTCCCAAACCCCCAAATTTGAGGTGCTGCTCGATAAGCTCACCGCCAACGAGCCAAGCTCTGCCAAACTTCTGATCAAAATGGAGATCAGACGTTTGATGACGCCATGCAACCGTACCATCGATCTCCGTGGCAAAGTCGATGGTGAATGTCATCAATACGAGCTAAACGGCAAAAAGCATTGGTTGGATGATGTGGCGATTAACCACTATTACGAGCGCTTGCCTTTATACAATGGGCAAATGACGCAAGGGTTGTGGGAAGATTTGCACAATACCCCTAATAACTTTCGCGTCAAACACGAACAAGAAAAACACACTCAGCAACAAGGAAAAGGCCCAGTCAGTGATACGGCCCAAGAGGCATTGTTACCCGAGAAGCTCACCTTTGGCCGTTATTTAGCGCGTAGTGAAAGCCGCATCCATTTTGCTACCCAAGTATTAATAACACTGAATACCGGCTATGAGGTACATGGGGTCACCAGTGACTTGTCTAACTCAGGCTGCCGAGTGCGTGTCCCTGCAGCATTCGATTACCCGCCTAGCTCTGAAGTATTAGTTCGGTTCACAGCATTAGCGCAAAAGTATCAAGACCCCGATCTTGAGCAAGGGCTGAGTTACCGTATTATTGGCGTCGATCAAAACAAAGACTCCACCAGCAGCACCTGGTTACGCTTACGGCTTGACACCAGCAGTGATGCGATTAAGCAGGCGCTAGACACAGAAATGGCCTCGCCCGACTTTCGTGGCAAGCAAGATGGTGAAGACAAGTTACTCACTCTCAAGCTGCAAAGCTATGAGCAATCTTTCTTGCACCATACCAGCGTCCTGCCGCTTTACTTTGCACAAGACAAGTTAGAGTACGTATTACAAACGCGGCAAAACCGGGAGCTTTGGGATTACTGGCACGACAGCCGCAATCAACCTGTCATTAATCATATTTTCGATGCACAGCGCTTGTCACTGCTTCAAGTAGAAGGAGCGTCAACCAGCCAGCTATTGTTATATTGCTTTTCTGTAGAGAAAGACAAGCAGCGTTTTTTCTATTCCGCCTCGCCCAATGAAATGAGCGAAGAAGAGCGCCACCTGTTCTGGCAACTAGGTGCCAAGCGCCATTCATGGCGGGTGTTTAAGGTGACCATGTCAGCCATTAACGCGGGTGACATTGAACGGCTACAAGACGTGTCGCCTGATTGGCTGAATACGCTCAAAACCCTGACTCATGTCGCGTTGGTGCAAGATGTGACCCACGCCGAAAGCAAGAAGAGTTATTTAACCCACCCCAAACCGTCGTTATCCAGCCAAGCCTTGCGACGCTTTTTACACCAACGTAATCCGGTTTGTGGGGCACAGTTAATCTCATCCGACAGGCAGCCCCAACGCCGTGAACCACGTTATGCCTACCGCTCTGAGGTATCACTGGTACATCCAGAGCAAGGGGCCCTGAAGGGAAAACTGGTCGATTTCTCCTCGGGTGGATTGAACCTGAAACTGGCACAGCCTTTTCAAGGGGCGAAAGATGACTTGGTGTCTGTTTCACTCGATGCATTAGTCAGTATTGACCCTCGTGCGCCTCTCGTCGATATGCCGTATCAGGTGATTCGAGTGAGCCCCAAACGAGACAATATTCAACTCAAGCTCACCACTGAAGCGCCCAACACCCGTCGTCGCCAGTACCTTCGCCGCTTGATTGAACATAACCTCGACAAACTGACAGTGCTTGATGAACGTTTGCCCGATCCGCCCTTAGTTTGGGCCATGCACCAATTACTGCTCACGCGCTTAACCGTACAGCCCTACTTTATTCGGCGTGACAACGGTGTACTCTCGGTGCCTGCGGTGGGTATCAACCTACCACCCAGCCGCTTGCACCGCTTTCTCGAACGCGCTGGTGGGGGCCGTCAGCTATCATTCTATCCTGTCTTCGGGGACAAGATTCTCACCCGCACCCATGAAGTTACCCGCCCTTCCCAGCCTCTGAAAGAGCTGGTGCGCGAGTACTTCGTCTGGGTAGACATGCAAGAAGACAAGGTACGTGCCGTGCACACTTTTGCCGATAGTGAGTTTGAATCTGACGATGCGCGGCGAAAATTTATTCAGCTGGCGCAAAAAGGTGGGGCGTTTGCCGTGCTACGCAACCGGATGACACCACTGGCCCATGCCGAGCAAGATATCGATGCCAACCAATTATCAACCTTACTTAAACGCGACACCCATAAAGCGCGCCAACTGGAAGATGAATTTGTCGCACTGTGTGCCTACGGTGAGCTGGTTGATGTCACCGACGAAGTGCTGATGCGTTTAGGGCGCTAA